A genome region from Hippopotamus amphibius kiboko isolate mHipAmp2 chromosome 1, mHipAmp2.hap2, whole genome shotgun sequence includes the following:
- the IL12B gene encoding interleukin-12 subunit beta, with product MHPQQLVVSWFSLLLLASPILAIWELEKNVYVVELDWYPDAPGEVVVLTCNTPEEDGITWTSDQSNEVLGSGKTLTIQVKEFGDAGQYTCHKGGEVLSHSLLLLHKKEDGIWSTDILKDQKEPKNKSFLKCEAKNYSGHFTCWWLTAISTDLKFSVKSSRGPSDPRGVTCGAVTLSTERVRVDHREYKKYTVECQEGSACPAAEESLPIEVAVEAIHKLKYENYTSSFFIRDIIKPDPPKNLQLKPLKNSRHVEVSWEYPDTWSTPHSYFSLTFSVQVQGKNKREKKDKLFMDQTSAKVTCHKDANIRVQARDRYYSSSWSEWASVSCS from the exons TTTATGTTGTAGAATTGGATTGGTATCCTGACGCCCCTGGAGAAGTGGTGGTCCTCACCTGCAATACCCCTGAAGAAGACGGCATCACCTGGACCTCAGACCAGAGCAATGAGGTCTTGGGTTCTGGCAAAACCTTGACCATCCAAGTCAAAGAGTTTGGAGATGCTGGGCAGTACACCTGTCACAAAGGAGGCGAGGTTCTGAGCCATTCGCTCCTCCTGCTTCACAAAAAGGAAGATGGAATTTGGTCCACTGATATCTTAAAGGACCAAAAAG AACCCAAAAATAAGAGCTTTCTAAAATGTGAGGCAAAGAATTATTCCGGACATTTCACCTGCTGGTGGCTGACAGCAATCAGTACTGATTTGAAATTCAGTGTCAAAAGCAGCAGAGG CCCCTCTGACCCCCGAGGAGTGACATGTGGAGCAGTGACACTCTCAACAGAGAGGGTCAGAGTGGACCACAGGGAGTATAAGAAGTACACAGTGGAGTGTCAGGAGGGCAGCGCCTGCCCAGCCGCCGAGGAGAGCCTGCCCATTGAGGTCGCGGTGGAAGCTATTCACAAGCTCAAGTACGAAAACTACACCAGCAGCTTCTTCATCAGGGACATCA TTAAACCAGACCCGCCTAAGAACCTGCAGCTGAAGCCATTAAAGAATTCTCGGCATGTGGAGGTCAGCTGGGAGTACCCTGACACCTGGAGCACCCCACATTCCTACTTCTCCCTGACGTTTTCTGTTCAGGTCCAGGGCAAGAACAAGAGAGAAAAG AAAGACAAACTCTTCATGGACCAAACCTCAGCCAAGGTCACGTGCCACAAAGATGCCAACATCCGCGTGCAAGCCCGGGACCGCTACTACAGCTCATCCTGGAGCGAATGGGCATCTGTGTCCTGCAGTTAG